Proteins from a genomic interval of Enterococcus faecium:
- the rlmD gene encoding 23S rRNA (uracil(1939)-C(5))-methyltransferase RlmD, whose product MTEQQIVKKNERYTVEIVDLSYEGMGVAKIDGYPLFIENALPGEEVEILVVKAGNKFGYGKVETFITQSPDRQPVENNALLRTGIAPLAHLKYEQQLVFKQKQVEHVMAKIAKMPEVPVLPTVGMAEPFGYRNKAQIPVRRIDGQLATGFYKKNSHDLVPIEDFYIQDPVIDQAIKVVRDILQRFQVRGYNEEKNEGQLRHIIIRRGHYSHEMMVVLVTRKEKFFKSKEIAEAIHEELPEVVSVIQNINEEKTNVILGDKEKVLYGRDYIEDQLLGKTYRISAKSFYQVNTQQAEYLYQTAIEFAELDKKDIVIDAYSGIGTIGLSLADRVDKVYGMEVIPEAIEDAQFNSLNNKIENVHYEVGKAEKVMKKWQEKGVKPSVIVVDPPRKGLDHHFIESAIEMSPERIVYISCNPATFARDAKLLAEAGYVVKKVQPVDLFPQTHHIELVASFVKGE is encoded by the coding sequence ATGACAGAACAGCAAATAGTAAAGAAAAACGAACGATATACAGTCGAAATCGTCGACTTGAGTTATGAAGGAATGGGGGTAGCAAAAATCGATGGTTATCCATTATTTATCGAAAATGCACTCCCTGGAGAAGAAGTAGAAATACTAGTAGTGAAAGCAGGCAATAAGTTTGGATATGGAAAAGTCGAAACATTTATTACACAATCACCTGATCGTCAGCCTGTAGAAAACAATGCATTACTTCGCACAGGTATCGCACCTTTAGCCCATTTGAAGTATGAACAACAGCTTGTCTTCAAACAAAAACAAGTAGAGCATGTAATGGCGAAGATTGCTAAGATGCCAGAAGTTCCTGTACTTCCAACGGTCGGAATGGCAGAACCATTTGGCTACCGTAATAAAGCACAGATCCCTGTTCGCCGTATCGATGGACAGTTAGCCACCGGTTTTTACAAAAAGAATAGCCATGATCTAGTCCCTATCGAAGATTTTTATATCCAAGATCCTGTCATCGATCAAGCAATCAAAGTAGTCAGAGATATCTTGCAACGGTTCCAAGTACGAGGATATAATGAAGAAAAAAATGAAGGACAGCTTCGTCACATCATTATCCGTCGTGGTCATTATTCCCATGAAATGATGGTCGTTTTAGTTACTCGTAAAGAAAAATTCTTTAAATCCAAGGAAATTGCTGAAGCCATTCATGAAGAATTGCCAGAAGTGGTTTCGGTCATCCAAAATATCAATGAAGAAAAAACAAATGTGATTTTAGGAGACAAAGAAAAAGTTTTATACGGCAGAGACTATATCGAAGATCAGCTATTAGGAAAAACCTATCGAATCTCAGCGAAGTCATTTTATCAAGTAAATACTCAACAAGCAGAGTATTTGTACCAAACAGCCATCGAATTTGCCGAGTTGGATAAAAAAGACATTGTGATCGATGCTTATTCAGGAATAGGTACAATCGGATTGTCTCTAGCTGACAGAGTAGATAAGGTATATGGGATGGAAGTTATTCCAGAAGCAATTGAAGATGCACAGTTCAATTCCTTAAATAATAAAATCGAAAATGTTCATTATGAAGTCGGAAAAGCAGAAAAAGTCATGAAAAAATGGCAAGAAAAAGGGGTCAAACCATCTGTGATCGTAGTAGACCCTCCACGTAAAGGATTAGATCATCATTTTATTGAATCAGCAATCGAAATGTCACCAGAACGAATCGTCTATATCTCTTGTAATCCAGCAACTTTTGCAAGAGATGCTAAGTTATTGGCAGAAGCAGGTTATGTTGTGAAGAAAGTTCAGCCTGTAGATCTTTTCCCGCAAACCCATCATATCGAATTAGTCGCTTCATTCGTTAAAGGAGAATAA
- a CDS encoding alpha/beta hydrolase, producing MKKKILKFIGWFFGIILGITFAIFLAFQLSPRPGAFLINHMFSNTVQITDKKTFDQAEKNVAKKTDLTYESKYKENTYDIYYPKNSKGPVPVLFWVHGGGFVGGDKSGVKEFATKLVSDANIAVVAMNYELAPDSEYPNQVLQVNELIKDLLAEEKDDKLLDMEQLFFGGDSAGSQIALQYAAIQTNDAYAKQMKIKQLLPKDSLKGTISYCGPVDLKLTAQQHSDDRFMKFFVKTVAWSLIGTKDWKTSEQLKEASVADHVSKEFPPTYITDGNAYSFQEQGQALENRLTELKVPVQSLFYTDTKKEITHEYQFDYTLKESQNCYQQTLDFVNKYK from the coding sequence ATGAAAAAGAAAATTCTTAAATTTATCGGATGGTTCTTCGGAATCATTCTTGGGATCACGTTTGCAATCTTTCTTGCCTTCCAGCTTTCCCCCAGACCTGGAGCATTCTTGATCAACCATATGTTTTCAAATACTGTTCAAATCACTGATAAAAAAACGTTCGATCAAGCAGAAAAAAACGTGGCGAAAAAAACAGATTTGACGTATGAGTCCAAGTATAAAGAGAATACCTATGACATCTACTATCCAAAAAACAGCAAGGGGCCTGTTCCTGTTCTATTTTGGGTACATGGTGGAGGATTCGTCGGCGGAGATAAATCGGGTGTCAAAGAATTTGCGACAAAATTAGTTTCAGACGCCAACATCGCAGTAGTTGCGATGAATTATGAATTAGCGCCTGATTCAGAATACCCTAATCAAGTTCTTCAAGTGAATGAACTGATCAAAGATTTATTAGCTGAAGAAAAAGACGACAAATTGCTAGACATGGAACAACTATTTTTTGGTGGAGATAGTGCAGGTTCACAAATCGCATTGCAATATGCAGCTATACAAACGAATGACGCGTATGCTAAACAAATGAAAATCAAACAGCTACTTCCAAAAGATAGTCTGAAAGGAACCATTTCTTATTGCGGACCTGTTGATTTGAAGCTAACAGCACAGCAGCATTCGGATGATCGATTTATGAAGTTTTTCGTCAAAACCGTTGCGTGGTCGTTGATTGGAACAAAAGATTGGAAAACGAGTGAGCAATTGAAAGAAGCCAGTGTGGCTGACCATGTTTCTAAGGAATTTCCGCCAACGTATATAACTGACGGAAATGCTTACTCATTCCAAGAACAAGGTCAAGCATTAGAAAACCGATTGACAGAATTAAAAGTACCCGTGCAATCCTTGTTTTATACAGATACAAAAAAAGAGATTACTCATGAATATCAATTTGATTACACGTTAAAAGAATCGCAAAATTGTTACCAGCAGACATTGGATTTTGTGAATAAGTATAAGTAA
- a CDS encoding 30S ribosomal protein S9, which yields MDQKEKMKELIKKKQGGGRSKQMETPKNDRKNMRKGPKIFNK from the coding sequence ATGGACCAAAAAGAAAAAATGAAAGAATTGATCAAAAAGAAACAAGGTGGAGGCCGATCCAAACAAATGGAAACACCTAAGAATGATCGTAAAAACATGAGAAAAGGCCCTAAAATCTTTAATAAATAG